One window of the Nicotiana tabacum cultivar K326 chromosome 4, ASM71507v2, whole genome shotgun sequence genome contains the following:
- the LOC142180146 gene encoding NAC domain-containing protein 68-like, giving the protein MDQHLKLEDGFRFRPTDSEGLMFLLRFVAGQEMHDSGFITTNVDVYGKQEPWEIYDNGVPCGDDEDNSSYRYFITKLKKKSNARYHRAVGNKGTWKQDAKDKPVHYKNMGETHLQCFTLKIRKMDIGS; this is encoded by the coding sequence ATGGATCAGCACTTAAAGCTCGAGGACGGTTTCCGTTTCCGTCCCACCGATTCAGAAGGACTTATGTTCTTGTTGAGATTCGTCGCTGGACAAGAGATGCATGATTCTGGTTTTATTACCACTAACGTTGATGTCTATGGCAAACAAGAACCTTGGGAGATTTACGACAACGGAGTACCCTGTGGTGATGATGAGGACAACAGTAGTTATCGCTACTTTATCACAAAGCTGAAGAAGAAAAGCAACGCGAGGTATCATCGTGCTGTCGGAAACAAGGGAACTTGGAAACAGGACGCCAAGGACAAACCAGTTCACTACAAAAATATGGGGGAAACGCATCTTCAGTGTTTTACCCTGAAGATCAGAAAGATGGACATTGGCTCATGA